Part of the Leptospira sp. GIMC2001 genome, ATAATCAATTGAGTTTTCAGGAAACTGTCAATAAATCTTTACTTTTTTAGTAAATAAATATTCGCTTGCTTTGTGAATATCTCAGTTCTCATCTCACGATTAGTTTTGTACTTTTTTGGCGTTTTATTTTTCCATTCATGTTTGGTTTTTAAGGAACATGAATTAGATCCTAATTCTGTACTGAATGTCTTGCGGTATGCTCCTTTATTAACAACATCAGCGACTATTGCCAGTCCAAGTTTTAGTCCGAGTCCAGGGCTATACACCACACCTCAGAGAATTACAATCACATCAGCTACAGAAGGTGCAAGTATATATTATACAATAGATGGCTCAGACCCGACCGAAGAGTCAACCATTTATACGGCTCCAATTCATATTTGGCTTCTCGCTGGAAAAACTTTAAAAGCGATAGCGATAATCCAAGGTTCGAGTCGCAGTGCTGTTGTTACGTCGGACTCTTTCTATAGTTACCCTTTGATTAAGACTGGAGCTGGAACCATCGGCGGCTACACACTTACGGCTGGAGAAGATGGACTCACACAAAAAGGTGTTGCTCGAAATTTTGTCGGACCGACCCAAAGTAGTTTCGTTGCTGACTTCACAACCTATGATGAAGTAACTGACCTAACATGGCGTAGTTGTAGGCAAGGTGCCAATGGTGCTTTTTGTGAATTGAATGCTGCTGTTGCTATGAATTGGACTGACGCTCAGACAGGACCTATTGGTTGCAGTAGTTTAAACTCGCTCAATTCTGGAAGTGGCTACGCTGGAAAAACGGATTGGCGATTGCCAACTTTGGATGAACTTAAGACATTAATGGATTACGGAAGAGCCTCTGCTCCGCTGATCGATCCTATTCATTTCCCTAATGTGTTAGGAGGATTTGAAGATTTGAGCATAACTTCACTTGACGTAACTCAAGCTATGCCAGTATTAATGACTACAGGTCAGATTCAACAGCTTGCTAAGACTGCTGTACGAAACGTTCGCTGTGTTTCAGGGAATTCACGTGTGGAATCTTCCAATTGGGTGGATCAGGGTGATGGAACTATTCGCGACAATAGGTTGGGCTTATTCTGGCAAAAATGTAGCCAAGGGCAGACGCCTCCCGATTGCACAGGTGCGCTTATCAAAAGCAATTGGTTAGGAGCAGTT contains:
- a CDS encoding Lcl domain-containing protein; translation: MYFFGVLFFHSCLVFKEHELDPNSVLNVLRYAPLLTTSATIASPSFSPSPGLYTTPQRITITSATEGASIYYTIDGSDPTEESTIYTAPIHIWLLAGKTLKAIAIIQGSSRSAVVTSDSFYSYPLIKTGAGTIGGYTLTAGEDGLTQKGVARNFVGPTQSSFVADFTTYDEVTDLTWRSCRQGANGAFCELNAAVAMNWTDAQTGPIGCSSLNSLNSGSGYAGKTDWRLPTLDELKTLMDYGRASAPLIDPIHFPNVLGGFEDLSITSLDVTQAMPVLMTTGQIQQLAKTAVRNVRCVSGNSRVESSNWVDQGDGTIRDNRLGLFWQKCSQGQTPPDCTGALIKSNWLGAVTNCNNLSLGGRNWRLPNTSELYSLIVNHPINNPTINTSIFPNTDSWSYLSSTTNSLDWNFAQSVNFGNSGYQGIITKGSNENVRCVSDF